A single window of Spirochaeta isovalerica DNA harbors:
- a CDS encoding ABC transporter permease: protein MFLLKMALLNLARHKRRTLITAFAISFGVVSFIFIDSMLKGADSESVRNLKWYETSSAKILHKEYWENRVQKSLNYNFSGSDEIIARLNGQGINGTERTEFYGEMILNKQDFGEDGNISVQVTAINPLRDEDVFHFRDTLVDGRFLNPGDEGILLGSWLAEDIGAEVGSVVTIVARGRGGFFEAMDLELLGIVNCPNPTVNRRLIMMPLDTADDYLFLEGTVSEIDIKEEDIDSVRAILRDYPDLVVLGFEDLAKDYLSMMEMEKSSSGIILFLIFIIAAVGISNTMLMTMYERFREIGMMRAMGMADGKIRIMFLLEAAGIGFLGALVGILFGIFAVFFLIHVGIDYGFATREFDLVYRVQAIFRGEWNWSTMALSALASSAISTLVAIFPINRGLKLDISSCLKHQ from the coding sequence ATGTTTCTTTTGAAAATGGCACTATTAAATCTGGCCAGACATAAAAGGCGAACTTTGATTACAGCTTTCGCCATCTCCTTCGGCGTTGTCTCTTTTATATTCATCGACTCCATGCTCAAAGGAGCGGACAGCGAGTCCGTCAGAAATTTAAAATGGTATGAAACATCATCAGCAAAAATTCTCCATAAGGAATACTGGGAAAACCGGGTCCAGAAGTCTCTCAATTATAATTTCAGCGGATCCGATGAAATCATCGCCCGTTTGAACGGGCAGGGTATCAACGGGACGGAAAGAACGGAATTTTACGGTGAAATGATCCTCAATAAGCAGGATTTCGGAGAAGACGGCAATATTTCCGTACAGGTTACGGCCATTAATCCCCTCAGAGACGAAGATGTGTTTCACTTTCGCGATACTCTGGTGGACGGACGGTTTCTCAATCCGGGAGACGAAGGGATTCTTCTCGGTTCGTGGCTGGCTGAAGATATCGGAGCTGAAGTCGGGTCTGTCGTGACCATTGTGGCGAGAGGGCGGGGCGGCTTTTTCGAAGCAATGGATCTCGAATTGCTTGGCATTGTCAATTGCCCCAATCCGACGGTAAACCGGCGGCTTATTATGATGCCCCTGGATACTGCGGATGATTATCTCTTTCTGGAGGGAACCGTTTCTGAAATTGATATAAAGGAAGAGGATATCGATTCCGTCAGAGCTATTCTCCGGGATTATCCCGATCTTGTGGTTCTCGGTTTTGAGGACCTGGCGAAGGATTATCTGTCCATGATGGAAATGGAGAAAAGTTCGAGCGGCATCATTCTTTTTCTTATTTTTATTATTGCCGCTGTAGGTATTTCCAACACTATGCTGATGACCATGTATGAGCGTTTCCGTGAGATCGGGATGATGCGTGCCATGGGGATGGCCGATGGGAAAATCCGGATAATGTTTCTGCTGGAGGCGGCTGGCATCGGTTTTCTCGGGGCTCTTGTGGGGATTCTGTTCGGGATATTTGCTGTTTTCTTTCTCATTCATGTGGGGATTGATTACGGATTTGCCACGCGGGAGTTTGATCTCGTCTACCGGGTTCAGGCTATTTTCAGGGGGGAGTGGAACTGGTCTACCATGGCTCTCTCCGCCCTGGCTTCTTCAGCCATATCCACTCTCGTTGCCATCTTCCCGATAAATCGGGGGCTGAAGCTCGATATTTCATCGTGTTTGAAACATCAGTAG
- a CDS encoding GntR family transcriptional regulator translates to MAETGVKKLEFSLDPKSGVPFYKQIILQVEMAIADGRLTKGEQLPTVRSLAVDLRINPNTVGRAYNEMEIRGIVNTQQGTGTFISRKEVQLDEVERERVLSGITKTFISKAGSYGFTLDEIIDYLTDLKSENERGGNKK, encoded by the coding sequence GTGGCGGAAACAGGAGTAAAAAAACTGGAATTCAGTCTCGACCCCAAGAGCGGTGTTCCTTTTTACAAACAGATTATTCTCCAGGTGGAAATGGCCATAGCGGACGGGCGCTTGACCAAGGGTGAGCAATTGCCCACAGTGCGGAGCCTGGCCGTGGATCTCCGTATAAATCCCAATACGGTAGGCAGGGCCTACAACGAAATGGAAATACGAGGCATCGTCAATACCCAGCAGGGTACGGGAACATTCATCAGCAGAAAGGAAGTTCAGCTCGATGAAGTTGAGCGGGAGCGCGTCCTCTCCGGTATTACGAAAACTTTTATCTCCAAAGCCGGTTCCTATGGTTTTACTCTCGATGAAATTATCGATTATCTGACTGATTTAAAATCAGAAAACGAAAGAGGAGGGAATAAAAAATGA
- a CDS encoding ABC transporter permease, producing MKFLISLAFKNLTRYKRRTIITASAIAFGLMMYIFIDSMLMGAEYESVRNLKWYETASARILNEEYWANRFQKPLDLSIADPDKILNKLEAEKIAATKRISFGGDLILNKEDFGEEGNLPVSVFAIDTEKDFDVFEFGDTLVDGRFLEPGEDAVVMGSWMAEDIGAEVGYWITIVARGNGGFYEAMDLEIVGILNCPNPNVNRTLLMMPFETANDYLAMDGAATEINIKLPANADVDAEVVRIQNMLNGDGLTVMGWETMAKDFLALAEAKRGGTGMILFLIFIIAAVGISNTMLMAIFERTRELGMMRSLGMADSKIRIAFMIEAAGIGIVGSLIGLVLGMGADFFIVEKGIDFTSIMRDMDMGYRIQGVFRGEWNPGTMVKAFIAGIVISSLVAYFPTKRALKMDIPSCLRHQ from the coding sequence ATGAAATTTTTAATTTCACTGGCCTTTAAAAATCTGACCAGATATAAAAGACGGACAATCATAACCGCGAGTGCCATTGCTTTCGGGCTGATGATGTATATTTTCATAGATTCCATGCTCATGGGCGCCGAATACGAATCGGTCCGGAACCTGAAATGGTACGAAACGGCCTCGGCCAGAATTCTCAATGAGGAGTACTGGGCAAACCGTTTTCAGAAACCGCTTGATCTCAGCATTGCCGATCCCGATAAGATTCTGAATAAACTGGAAGCGGAAAAGATAGCCGCTACCAAGAGAATCAGCTTCGGCGGAGACCTTATTCTCAATAAAGAGGATTTCGGTGAAGAGGGAAATCTTCCAGTCAGCGTCTTTGCCATTGATACGGAGAAGGATTTTGATGTTTTTGAGTTCGGCGACACTCTTGTGGACGGACGGTTTCTTGAACCGGGCGAAGATGCTGTGGTCATGGGATCCTGGATGGCCGAAGACATCGGCGCCGAAGTGGGTTACTGGATAACCATCGTCGCCAGAGGAAACGGCGGATTTTACGAGGCAATGGACCTCGAGATCGTCGGGATTCTCAACTGTCCCAACCCCAATGTGAATCGTACGCTTCTCATGATGCCCTTTGAAACGGCCAATGATTATCTGGCAATGGATGGAGCGGCAACAGAGATCAATATCAAGCTGCCGGCCAATGCCGACGTGGACGCGGAAGTTGTCAGAATTCAGAATATGCTGAACGGAGACGGACTTACCGTTATGGGATGGGAAACCATGGCAAAGGATTTTCTCGCTCTGGCTGAGGCCAAAAGGGGTGGAACCGGGATGATTCTGTTCCTCATATTCATCATTGCGGCTGTCGGTATTTCCAATACCATGCTGATGGCCATATTCGAGCGGACCAGAGAGCTCGGCATGATGAGGTCTCTGGGGATGGCGGACAGCAAGATCAGAATCGCTTTTATGATCGAAGCGGCGGGAATCGGAATCGTCGGATCGCTGATCGGGCTGGTCCTGGGAATGGGAGCGGATTTCTTTATAGTGGAAAAAGGCATCGACTTTACATCGATCATGCGCGATATGGATATGGGTTACCGCATCCAGGGGGTTTTCCGCGGTGAATGGAATCCCGGCACCATGGTGAAAGCTTTTATTGCGGGAATCGTTATTTCGTCGCTTGTCGCTTATTTCCCGACTAAACGGGCTTTGAAGATGGATATTCCGTCCTGCCTGAGACATCAGTAA
- a CDS encoding slipin family protein, with translation MNLMHNREERVKNMKGFKIQKDFHYSSVSFLFLGLFIMAGYFFQVNYGVSSELMPIVKISGAILGAGVVLTVLPLWSMVIFVIIALQLNVIALFEGSYLWLMLTGSAGIVISASIQLVYQWDKVVILRAGKFKKVHGPGLFFLIPLLDRIAAFVDTRIRVTDFTAEKTLTNDTVPVHVDALAFWMIWEPKQAVLEVEDYFEAVSLSGQTALRDAIGKHKLATLLAEREELGNEIQQKLDAKTNPWGITILSIEITEIIIPKELEDAMSKQAQAEREKKSRVILGEAEVEVAAKFEEASLKYSGNPTALQLRAMNMVYEGLKQNNSLMLMPSSALDNMNLGAVMGTAALNKVKDLPGQVKNKETVHEDKETGGEK, from the coding sequence ATGAACCTCATGCACAACAGGGAAGAGAGAGTCAAAAATATGAAAGGTTTTAAAATCCAGAAGGATTTTCATTACAGTTCTGTCTCTTTTCTCTTCCTCGGCCTGTTTATCATGGCCGGATATTTTTTTCAGGTGAACTACGGCGTGTCATCGGAACTGATGCCTATCGTTAAGATTTCCGGTGCCATACTGGGAGCAGGGGTCGTCCTGACGGTCCTTCCGCTGTGGTCAATGGTAATCTTTGTGATTATCGCGCTTCAGCTCAATGTTATCGCTCTCTTTGAAGGGTCCTATCTATGGCTGATGCTGACCGGCTCGGCGGGGATAGTCATTTCCGCATCGATCCAGCTTGTGTATCAGTGGGACAAGGTCGTGATTCTCAGGGCCGGGAAGTTCAAGAAAGTTCATGGTCCGGGTCTTTTCTTTCTCATTCCGCTTCTGGACAGAATCGCCGCTTTTGTCGATACGAGAATCCGGGTGACGGACTTTACTGCGGAAAAAACATTGACCAACGATACGGTTCCCGTCCATGTGGACGCCCTGGCATTCTGGATGATCTGGGAGCCGAAACAGGCTGTACTGGAAGTTGAGGATTATTTTGAAGCGGTATCACTCTCCGGACAGACGGCTCTCCGCGATGCGATCGGAAAGCATAAACTGGCGACTCTACTGGCCGAAAGAGAAGAACTGGGTAATGAAATCCAGCAGAAGCTGGATGCGAAAACCAATCCCTGGGGAATTACAATCCTCTCCATTGAAATTACGGAAATCATCATCCCCAAGGAGCTGGAGGATGCCATGAGTAAGCAGGCCCAGGCGGAGAGAGAAAAGAAATCCCGGGTTATCCTGGGAGAAGCGGAAGTGGAAGTGGCTGCGAAATTCGAAGAAGCTTCGCTGAAGTACAGCGGCAACCCTACGGCGCTCCAGCTCCGGGCCATGAATATGGTATACGAAGGGCTGAAGCAGAATAACAGCCTGATGCTTATGCCTTCTTCGGCACTGGATAATATGAATCTGGGGGCTGTTATGGGAACCGCTGCCCTGAACAAAGTCAAAGACCTGCCCGGGCAGGTGAAAAACAAAGAAACAGTACATGAAGATAAAGAGACGGGAGGAGAAAAATGA
- a CDS encoding outer membrane lipoprotein-sorting protein — protein sequence MKNKLFIPIVIAALMIPVSLTALTGEEIVRRADDIQVFDTSAATGEMRIKDRFGTKVSTFKSWSRGADESLIEFTSTAERGQKVLRTEDELYLYYPDAEELIRMQGSMLRQSMLGSDVSYEDMTGNKDRLSQYDIKLLGEESFKGHDCYVVEMTATVRTVPYPVQKVWIDKESFLGWKGEYYTKSGRLLKEMEVLQAREINGRMIGVETRIVDKMKTDTETVMKINDIEINIRLDNNLFSLEELSW from the coding sequence GTGAAAAACAAATTATTTATACCTATCGTAATTGCAGCTCTGATGATTCCCGTCAGCCTTACGGCTTTGACAGGGGAGGAAATCGTCCGGAGAGCTGATGATATTCAGGTTTTCGACACATCGGCGGCAACCGGAGAAATGCGGATTAAAGACCGCTTCGGCACCAAAGTCAGCACATTCAAATCCTGGTCCAGAGGGGCCGACGAGTCTCTCATCGAATTTACCAGTACCGCGGAAAGAGGGCAGAAAGTTCTCAGAACGGAAGATGAGCTCTATCTCTACTACCCCGATGCGGAAGAACTTATCCGTATGCAGGGATCCATGCTCAGACAGTCCATGCTCGGGTCCGATGTTTCCTATGAGGATATGACCGGCAACAAAGACCGGTTATCCCAGTATGACATAAAGCTGCTCGGTGAGGAAAGCTTTAAAGGGCATGACTGCTACGTCGTGGAAATGACGGCGACCGTGAGAACCGTACCCTATCCCGTACAGAAAGTCTGGATCGACAAAGAGAGCTTCCTCGGATGGAAAGGGGAGTATTACACCAAATCGGGAAGACTCCTCAAGGAAATGGAAGTTCTTCAGGCCCGGGAAATCAACGGAAGGATGATCGGTGTGGAAACCAGAATTGTCGACAAAATGAAAACCGACACGGAAACGGTTATGAAAATCAACGATATCGAAATCAACATCCGGCTTGACAACAACCTTTTCTCTCTGGAAGAACTGTCATGGTAA
- a CDS encoding undecaprenyl-diphosphate phosphatase has product MSVLKALILGVIQGIAEFLPVSSSGHLLVTRNLMDLGDVPVLFDVLLHVATLIVVLFVFRERVFVLLRSLGRWLIRKSDESDKYNLNMIILIIVATFFTGVIGVVISEISFFENPKVVSLFFLVTALILWTTRYAKPKKDYDSVGWKEGVFLGIAQGFGVIPGISRSGITISTGLINGINRDKAGEISFIISIPAILGALLLELKDGGALVSEVGILPLVAGFLITIIVGYFSLILLMKLIKGGRLYLFSFYLLLVGIAGLFFLP; this is encoded by the coding sequence ATGTCTGTTTTAAAAGCCCTCATTCTGGGCGTCATTCAGGGAATTGCTGAATTCCTGCCCGTATCCAGCTCCGGCCATCTTCTGGTAACGAGGAACCTTATGGATCTGGGGGATGTCCCTGTTCTTTTTGATGTTCTTCTCCATGTGGCAACTCTTATTGTCGTTCTGTTCGTTTTCAGGGAAAGGGTTTTTGTCCTTCTCCGGTCTCTCGGACGCTGGTTGATAAGAAAAAGCGATGAAAGCGATAAATACAATCTCAATATGATAATTCTTATAATCGTGGCGACATTCTTTACGGGAGTCATAGGAGTCGTTATTTCAGAAATCTCTTTTTTTGAGAATCCTAAAGTGGTTTCCCTGTTCTTTCTGGTGACAGCCCTTATTCTCTGGACGACCCGGTATGCCAAACCGAAAAAAGATTATGATTCAGTAGGCTGGAAAGAGGGAGTTTTTCTGGGGATTGCCCAGGGCTTCGGCGTTATTCCGGGAATCTCCCGATCGGGCATTACCATTTCTACAGGGTTGATAAACGGAATAAACAGGGATAAAGCCGGGGAAATCTCCTTCATCATCTCCATTCCCGCGATCCTGGGAGCTTTGCTTCTCGAACTCAAGGACGGAGGCGCTCTCGTCTCCGAAGTGGGAATACTGCCGCTTGTCGCCGGATTTCTCATAACAATAATCGTCGGGTATTTTTCCCTGATCTTGCTGATGAAACTTATAAAAGGCGGCAGGCTCTATCTGTTCTCTTTTTATCTGCTTCTGGTGGGAATAGCGGGACTGTTCTTTCTTCCCTGA
- a CDS encoding ABC transporter permease — protein MNTKLLKTAFRNISRNRRRSILSGMAIGVAAMTIVLMFSLIAGMSTDMANNLINYYTGEVRVKNARFEEFERYNPMHLTVNQEKVENALAGMEEIESFVPRTTFPSSLYIGGSNFGAVGIGADFDREDAYMDFKSSLKEGRLPVNGEKEMIMGAVLARDLNLKIGDKVTVMSTTAARGTNAITLKIVGLFALPVGELNAKFFWIPLDTAQYFLRMDGEVLEVLIKMKEGYDAKDFAAKLGEELKNGSGTEYDVRSWDQISTTYGFLKLADMIYNVMAFIFFILGSTVIINTTMMVIYERMREIGTLGALGMHGSELTRLFFLEGTIISIIGTSIGVVLGIGIVLYLSRVGIDFTDAMSGLDFEISSYLYPQLKAGRTIFVFFYSVVVASLATLIPSRKAARIQPVEALRYI, from the coding sequence ATGAATACGAAACTGTTGAAAACAGCCTTCAGGAATATATCGCGAAACCGCAGGAGGTCTATACTTTCGGGAATGGCTATCGGAGTCGCGGCCATGACGATAGTCCTGATGTTCTCGCTCATAGCGGGAATGAGTACTGATATGGCAAACAATCTGATCAATTATTACACCGGCGAAGTCCGTGTGAAGAACGCCCGTTTTGAGGAATTCGAACGGTACAACCCCATGCACCTTACTGTGAATCAGGAAAAGGTGGAGAACGCTCTGGCGGGAATGGAAGAGATCGAGAGCTTTGTTCCCCGTACGACTTTCCCATCAAGCCTTTACATCGGCGGATCCAATTTCGGAGCCGTCGGAATCGGAGCGGACTTTGACAGAGAAGACGCCTATATGGATTTCAAAAGCTCTCTGAAAGAAGGGCGCCTGCCTGTAAACGGAGAAAAAGAGATGATCATGGGGGCTGTTCTGGCCCGGGACCTCAATCTCAAAATAGGAGATAAGGTAACGGTTATGTCAACAACGGCAGCCAGGGGCACCAACGCCATTACGCTTAAAATCGTCGGTCTCTTCGCTCTTCCCGTCGGTGAACTGAACGCCAAATTCTTCTGGATTCCACTCGATACGGCCCAGTATTTCCTGAGAATGGACGGAGAAGTCCTGGAAGTTCTTATAAAAATGAAAGAGGGATACGACGCAAAAGATTTTGCCGCAAAACTGGGAGAAGAACTGAAAAACGGATCGGGAACGGAATACGATGTCCGGTCATGGGACCAGATAAGCACGACGTACGGTTTTCTCAAGCTGGCGGATATGATTTACAACGTGATGGCATTTATCTTCTTTATTCTCGGCAGCACGGTCATCATCAACACGACAATGATGGTCATCTACGAAAGAATGAGGGAAATCGGTACGCTCGGCGCTCTGGGTATGCATGGCAGCGAGCTGACCAGACTCTTTTTTCTCGAAGGGACAATCATCAGCATCATCGGAACATCCATCGGAGTGGTATTGGGAATCGGCATCGTCCTGTATTTGAGCCGGGTGGGGATCGATTTCACTGACGCCATGTCCGGACTGGATTTCGAGATATCTTCCTATCTCTATCCCCAGCTGAAAGCGGGAAGAACCATTTTCGTCTTCTTCTATTCTGTAGTCGTGGCTTCGCTGGCCACACTTATACCCTCACGCAAAGCGGCGAGAATTCAGCCCGTCGAAGCGCTGAGATATATTTAG
- a CDS encoding ABC transporter ATP-binding protein, whose product MIKVENVVRNYHAGETVVKALRGVSLEIGKGEFLSIAGPSGSGKTTLLNLIGCIDQMDGGEISIKDEKISSMNKKEKTNFRRNNLGFIFQTYNLIPVLTAYENVSFVLSLLNLGEKEIQDRTMAILKEVGLEGMEHRRPSRLSGGQQQRVAIARALVKNPEIVLADEPTANLDSDTGKEILELMKEMNRKHKTTFIFSTHDKMVMEYASRLVMLHDGQIQSDERR is encoded by the coding sequence ATGATTAAAGTTGAAAATGTCGTGCGGAATTATCACGCCGGCGAAACAGTCGTTAAAGCCCTGAGAGGCGTATCTCTGGAGATTGGAAAAGGTGAATTCCTCTCGATAGCCGGTCCCTCCGGTTCGGGAAAGACCACGCTGCTCAACCTTATCGGATGCATTGATCAGATGGATGGCGGTGAAATCTCAATAAAAGATGAAAAGATTTCATCTATGAATAAAAAGGAAAAGACAAATTTCCGCCGGAACAATCTCGGGTTTATTTTTCAGACCTATAACCTGATCCCTGTACTGACAGCCTATGAAAATGTCTCCTTTGTGCTGTCGCTTCTCAACCTCGGTGAAAAAGAGATACAGGATAGAACTATGGCTATTCTCAAAGAAGTGGGTCTTGAGGGGATGGAGCACAGAAGGCCTTCAAGGCTATCGGGAGGTCAGCAGCAGCGTGTCGCCATAGCCAGAGCCCTGGTTAAAAATCCGGAGATCGTTCTCGCCGACGAGCCGACAGCCAACCTCGATTCCGATACGGGAAAAGAAATTCTGGAGCTGATGAAAGAGATGAACAGAAAGCACAAAACAACTTTCATTTTCTCGACACATGACAAGATGGTCATGGAGTATGCCAGCAGATTAGTTATGCTGCACGACGGGCAGATTCAGAGCGACGAAAGGAGATAA
- a CDS encoding DNA translocase FtsK, which yields MNFRMDLKKLSYIFYGIGALLTLSLLLAVGGLGSFLAAPGRFLFESFSFPAFYLPFFMILYGYLSFKDKLDSLSLIVLTLSVIPFLTVSLFFRIWLTAEGSYFINKMLESMGKGRSLFLLGSLSALEIFLIIILPRYFSDISSETEELYEPEEKSFGKEENGEEEAFKEYAFRFPEPDEADFRPDNEQTESIDDIFTSILSGGPGAVSSEPVPPPRPGNIEPVKDEDLYDDLESPFIESDPAFDVLSREHDEADLADELTGQGDYTYHKHSDTAAQNEAAEKMSEIIAELDNVLAAAEGMDERPVRTFDTDRIRNSGEKADKKEDEYSDARDEPSGDSGYYGYDETDIANEDLPDKAADQFSDEYAQDSDYSDAGYLEDRLDELDDYRDISDKLAPVEGDEGGVLREVVKPRQPYMDDYSVPVEGVLAEYPDDKYQEIDEETRKAARVLEVTLEEFKISAKVTGIKKGPVITMFELLPAPGVKISRITNLADNIALRLAASRVRIVAPIPGKHAVGIEVPNKKRAIVSFSEMVTAPEMKDQDVAVPIVLGKDIRGGVQVIDLTRTPHLLIAGATGSGKSVCVNSLICSILYERSPADVKLIMVDPKIVELKLYNDIPHLLTPVITDPKKAIQAIQWCLYEMERRYALLDSVGVREIRSYNKRIKERKLATTELPYLILVIDEFADLMATSGKELEAMIARLAAMSRAVGIHLVLATQRPSADVITGLIKANFPSRIAFMVASMMDSRIIIDSAGAEKLLGKGDMLFTSAWDPFPSRVQGAFMSEEEVERVVEYVKTLGAPEYIDDEIFIDDDESDEPSLAGGGSVDPLFNKALEIVSSAGKASASYLQRRLKIGYNRAARLVEQMEEMGIVGPQNGSKPREVIHSHMPDSSNY from the coding sequence GTGAATTTTCGAATGGATTTAAAGAAATTATCCTATATATTTTATGGCATCGGTGCTTTGCTCACTTTATCTCTTCTGCTGGCAGTAGGCGGATTGGGTTCGTTTCTTGCGGCACCGGGGAGATTTCTCTTCGAATCTTTCAGCTTTCCCGCTTTCTACCTTCCCTTTTTTATGATTCTTTACGGATATCTGTCTTTTAAGGATAAGCTTGATTCCCTCTCACTTATCGTTTTAACCTTGTCAGTCATTCCCTTTCTGACAGTTTCTCTGTTTTTCCGGATCTGGCTCACCGCTGAGGGATCGTATTTTATCAATAAAATGCTGGAATCTATGGGAAAAGGGCGTTCTCTTTTTCTTCTGGGAAGCCTGTCGGCTCTGGAAATTTTTCTCATAATAATTCTGCCGAGGTATTTTTCGGATATTTCTTCTGAAACGGAAGAATTGTACGAGCCGGAAGAGAAATCTTTTGGAAAAGAGGAAAATGGCGAAGAAGAAGCCTTTAAAGAATATGCTTTCAGATTTCCCGAACCGGATGAAGCGGATTTCAGACCTGATAATGAACAAACCGAATCGATTGATGATATCTTTACGTCCATTTTGTCCGGCGGCCCGGGCGCTGTCTCATCCGAACCGGTTCCTCCGCCCAGACCGGGAAATATTGAACCTGTTAAAGATGAAGATCTTTATGATGATCTGGAATCTCCCTTTATTGAATCCGATCCTGCATTTGATGTTCTCTCCAGAGAGCATGATGAAGCGGATCTCGCTGATGAGTTGACGGGACAGGGAGATTATACCTACCACAAGCACAGTGATACGGCGGCTCAGAATGAAGCTGCTGAAAAAATGTCAGAGATAATTGCCGAGCTTGACAATGTTCTCGCTGCCGCAGAGGGTATGGATGAGAGGCCTGTCCGGACATTTGATACTGACCGGATCAGGAACTCCGGCGAAAAAGCGGATAAGAAGGAAGATGAGTATTCCGATGCAAGAGATGAACCGTCAGGTGACTCAGGTTATTACGGCTATGATGAAACAGATATAGCCAATGAGGATCTTCCGGATAAGGCGGCGGACCAGTTCTCTGACGAGTATGCTCAGGACAGCGATTACAGCGATGCCGGTTATCTGGAAGACCGTCTGGACGAACTGGATGACTATCGCGATATATCCGATAAGCTGGCTCCTGTGGAAGGCGATGAGGGTGGGGTGCTCCGCGAAGTCGTCAAGCCGAGACAGCCATATATGGATGATTACAGCGTTCCTGTCGAAGGCGTACTGGCAGAATACCCCGATGATAAATATCAGGAAATAGACGAGGAAACCAGAAAAGCAGCCCGTGTTCTTGAAGTGACGCTCGAGGAATTCAAAATCTCCGCAAAGGTTACGGGAATTAAAAAAGGGCCGGTTATCACCATGTTTGAGCTTCTGCCGGCTCCGGGAGTAAAAATCTCCCGCATTACAAACCTGGCAGACAACATTGCTTTGCGACTTGCGGCCTCCCGTGTGAGGATTGTCGCACCCATACCGGGAAAGCATGCTGTCGGTATTGAGGTTCCCAACAAGAAAAGAGCCATTGTTTCGTTCAGCGAGATGGTTACGGCACCGGAAATGAAAGACCAGGATGTGGCTGTTCCCATCGTTCTGGGAAAAGACATCCGCGGCGGCGTTCAGGTTATCGACCTGACCCGGACCCCTCACCTGCTCATCGCCGGGGCCACGGGATCGGGAAAATCAGTCTGTGTTAACTCATTGATCTGTTCCATCCTGTACGAGCGGTCTCCTGCCGATGTGAAGCTTATTATGGTCGACCCGAAAATCGTCGAATTGAAACTCTATAATGATATACCCCATCTTCTGACACCGGTTATCACCGACCCGAAGAAAGCCATCCAGGCCATCCAGTGGTGTCTTTATGAGATGGAAAGACGCTATGCCCTTCTGGACAGCGTCGGTGTACGGGAGATCAGGAGTTACAACAAAAGGATTAAAGAGAGGAAACTGGCAACGACAGAGCTTCCTTATCTGATTCTCGTGATCGATGAGTTCGCCGATCTGATGGCGACCAGCGGTAAGGAACTGGAAGCCATGATCGCCCGTCTGGCCGCTATGTCCCGCGCTGTCGGTATCCACCTGGTTCTGGCTACGCAGCGGCCTTCCGCTGATGTCATTACAGGTCTTATTAAAGCGAATTTTCCGTCCAGAATCGCCTTTATGGTCGCCAGTATGATGGATTCCAGAATTATAATTGACTCGGCAGGAGCTGAAAAGCTGCTCGGCAAAGGGGATATGCTCTTCACATCAGCCTGGGATCCTTTCCCCTCCCGTGTCCAGGGCGCTTTTATGTCAGAGGAAGAAGTCGAGCGAGTGGTGGAATACGTTAAGACCCTCGGCGCGCCGGAATATATTGACGATGAAATTTTTATCGATGATGATGAAAGCGATGAACCCTCTCTGGCCGGAGGAGGATCAGTCGACCCTCTTTTCAATAAAGCCCTGGAGATTGTCTCTTCCGCGGGAAAAGCCTCGGCTTCCTATCTGCAAAGAAGGCTGAAAATCGGATATAACCGTGCAGCCAGACTGGTGGAGCAGATGGAGGAGATGGGAATTGTCGGTCCTCAGAACGGCAGCAAGCCCCGTGAGGTTATACACTCCCATATGCCTGATTCATCTAATTATTGA